GCTCCGGCCCCATGGCCAGCACGCACGGGCCGTCGCCCTCCAGGAACACAGGCCGGGGGGTGAAGCCGCGCGCCCGGCGCAGGAACTGCGGCGCGCCGGTGGCCGGGTTGACCCGCGTGACCGAGTCGTCGGTGCGGATCAGGATGTCGCGGTCATGCAACAGGAATACGTCGGCAATGGACGACAGGCGGCGCAGCGCCTCGCGGTTGCCGAGGCAGATGGGCTCGCCCCCCGCGTTGCCAGATGTCATCACCAGCGCGGGCACGCGGCCTTCCGGCAGCAGCGCGCCGTACAGGCGCAGCAGCACGTGGTGCAGGGGCGTGTAGGGCAGCATCACCCCCACGAAGGGCGTGTCCGGCGAGATGAGGGGCGAAATGAGGGGCGAGATGGGTGGCGGGGTGCGGGGCGCATCGGGATCGAGGGCCAGCGGGCTGCCGTCGCCGGGCCGGGCCACGCCGTGCATGCCGCCCGCCAGCCCGTCCAGCGCCCGGCACAGCACGATGGGCCGTTCGCGCCCGGCCAGCAGGGCCTCTTCTTCCGGCGAAACGTGCACGATGCGCCGGGCGGCGGCAAGGTTCGGCACCATGATGGCCAGCGGCTTGTGGGGCCGGTGCTTGCGGCGGCGCAGTTCGCCCACGGCGGCATCGCTGGCCGCGTCGCAGGCCAGATGGAACCCGCCCAGCCCCTTCACGGCGGCGATGCGGCCCGCGGCCAGCGCCGTTGCCAGCGCCTGGATGGCCGGGGTGCCCGTGGGACGGCCCGCGCCATGATCGGAGGCGGGTGCGCAGCCGGGTTCGTCTCCGCGTCCGGAGCCGGGCGCGGCGTCATATCCCGTGTCCGCCGCCGGGCCGTCGGGCGCGCCGTCCACATACCACACGCGCGGCCCGCATACCGGGCAGGCGTTGGGCTGGGCGTGAAAGCGCCGGTCCAGCGGGTTTTCATACTCCGCCGCGCATGCCGGGCACAGCGGAAAGCAGGCCATGGAGGTCTTGTCGCGGTCGTAGGGGATGAACCGGGTGATGGTGTAGCGCGGCCCGCAGTTGGTGCAGTTGGTGAAGGGGTACAGGTGGCGGCGGTTGGCCGGGTCGTTCATGTCGGCCAGGCAGTCGTCGCAGGTGGCCACGTCGGCGCTGATGAGCACCTCGTGCCCCGCCCCCCCGTCGCCGCTGGCGACTATGCGGAATCCCTCCTCGCCATCCACCACGGGGATGTCCTGCTGCGTGCACGACACCACCCGCGCCAGGGGCGGCAGCTTGTGGGCCAGGTCGTGCCCGAAGCCGTCAACGCATGCCGCAGGCCCCTGTACCTCTATGAACACCCCGGCGGCGGTGTTGCTGACCGTGCCGGTCAGCGCATGGTCGGCGGCGATGCGGTACACGAAGGGGCGAAACCCCACCCCTTGGACCTGTCCGGACACGGTGAACTTGCGGCGCACGAGATCGTCTGGCATGCGGCGACCATAGCGGAAGACCAGCGGCGTGAAAAGGCATGCGGCGGCAGGGGACGCCATGGCCCGCAACGCCCCGCTGCGGCGTGCCGCGTGCCATGACGGGGCGTTGCCTGTGCCGCTCCTGCCGTCCGCTGACGCCTGAGTCCGCTGCGGTATGCGCCCGCATGAGCCGGTTGTCATGAAGGCGACGCTCTTATAAAGTGTCGCGGCGGTCGCACTGCGCAGGATGAGTCCGAGCGCCTTGCGGCAGCGGCCAGCGCAATTGCGGGGTATGCGGCGCGGCAGATACACGGCTGCCATGCAACCGGGGCACAACGGCGTGCGGTTGTTCGCGCGCCCAGTCGGGGGTATTTTCCTTGTACAGCGTGCGCCGGTCGGCTAAGTAGAACGATTCCCACTGCATTTCTCCGCCGCAACCTGATCGCAAACTGGGAGCAACCCGGGAGCAACCGGGGAGTAACCGGGCCCAGACAGGCCCATACAGGCCCAGACGGGTGCGGACCGGCGGCGGGGGGGCACAATCAATCCGCTTCAAGGAGGAGCCATGGGCGCTGACAAGCTTGGCGCGCGCGTGCGCAAGTACAGGGAAGACCGCAGCCTGAGCCGCGAGGAACTCGCGGACGCCGCCGGTCTCAAGACGGAATTCATCGCCGCCCTCGAGGACGACAACCTGTATCCGTCCATCGGACCGCTACAGAAGCTCGCCCGCGCCCTGAACGTACGCCTTGGCACCTTCATGGACGACGCGGTGAGCCGCGACCCCATCGTGAGCCGCCAGGGCGACCGCGAGGCGGACCTGACCATGCAGAAGGCGCGCAACAAGTGCGCGGCCTTCCGCTTCCACTCGCTGGGCAAGGGCAAGAGCGACCGGAACATGGAGCCGTTCTTCATCGAGATATGTCCGGAGCCCGTGGAGGACCGCAAGCTGTCCTCGCACCAGGGCGAGGAGTTCATCCTGGTGAACAAGGGTTCCATCCGCGTGGTGTACGGCAAGGAAGAGCACCTGCTCGGCCCGGGCGACAGCATCTACTACAACTCCATCGTGCCCCACTACGTGGGCGCCGAAGGGGATGCCCCGGCAGAAATCTACGCCGTCATCTACTATCCCTAGGAGTGGAAGGGGCATGGACGAATTCGCAGTGCGCGAACGGACCCTTGGCCAGATACTGGACGAGACCGTCGCCAAATATCCGGACAACGACGCGGTCATCTACGTGGACCGCGACTACAGGCAGACCTACCGGCAGTTCTCGCAGGTGGTGGACGACCTGGCCAAGGGGCTGATGGCCCTTGGCGTGCGGCATGGCGAAAAGGTGGCCGTGTGGGCCACCAACGTGCCCTACTGGGTGGCGTTGCAGTTCGCCACGGCCAAGATGGGCGCCATCCTGCTCACGGTGAACACCAACTACCGCGAGCACGAAATCCGCTACCTGCTCACCCAGTCGGAGTGCGAGAACCTGTTCATCATCGACGGGTTCCGCGACCACGACTACGTGCAGACCATCTACAACATGATCCCGGAACTGAAGACGCAGCCGCGCGGGCAGTTGCGCTGCCCCTCGCTGCCGCACCTGAAGCGGGTCATGTTTCTGGGCGCGGAAAAGCACCGCGGCATGTATTCCGTGCCGGAGATCATCAGCATGTCGGCCATGGTCTCGGACGAGGAATACGCCGAGCGCCAGCGCGCGCTGGACCCGCACGACGTGGTGAACATGCAGTACACCTCGGGCACCACCGGGTTTCCCAAGGGGGTCATGCTCACCCACGTGAACATCGGCAACAACGGGTACTGGATCGGCAAGAACCAGCACTTCACCGAAAAGGACCGCGTGTGCCTGCCGGTGCCGCTGTTCCACTGCTTCGGCTGCGTGCTGGGGGTGCTGGCCGCCATCAACCACGGGGCCGCGCTGGTGATCCTGGAGAGCTTCAGCCCCATGCACGTCATGGCGTCCGTGGACCAGGAAAAGTGCACCGCCCTGTACGGGGTGCCCACCATGTTCCTGGCCGTGCTGGAGCACAAGCTGTTCGAGCGCTTCGACTTCAGTTCGCTGCGCACCGGCATCATGGCCGGTTCCGTCTGCCCGGAACCACTGATGCGCCGGGTGGTCGAAAAGATGTTCATGCGCGAGATCACCATCTGCTACGGCCTGACCGAAGGTTCGCCGGTGATGACCCAGAGCCTGGTCACCGACCCCTTCGAACGCCGCGTGCAGACCGTGGGCCGGGCCATGCCGTGCATCGAGGTGCGCATCGTGGACCCGGACACCAACGAGGAAGTGGAGCGCGGCACCCAGGGCGAGGTGGTCTGCCGGGGCTACAACGTGATGAAGGGCTACTACAACATGCCCGAAGCCACGACTGCCGCCATCGACGCCGATGGCTGGCTGCATTCCGGCGACCTTGGCGTCATGGACGAGGAAGGCTACGTGGTCATCACCGGCCGCATCAAGGACATGATCATCCGGGGCGGCGAGAACATCTACCCCCGCGAGATCGAGGAGTTCCTGTACGGCATGGACGGCGTGCAGGACGTGCAGGTGGTGGGCGTGAACAGCCGCAAGTACGGCGAGGAAGTGGGGGCGTTCATCATTCCCAAGCCCGGGGTGGAGATGGCGCCGGAAGATGTGCGCGACTACTGCCGTGGGCGCATCGCCTGGCACAAGGTGCCGCGCTACATCAGCTTCATCGACGCCTATCCCATGACCGCCAGCGGCAAGATCCAGAAGTTCAAGCTGCGCGAGATGGCGGCGGATCTGTTTCCCGAGGCCATGAAATAGCCTGGAAGGGCCTTTCCGTCCGCTGGCTGCGGCGTAACGTGGCCGGACGTCGGGCGGAAACATTCCGTACGGGTCGACTGCGCCCCCGAAGCCCGGCTTCGGGGGCGTTTTGCGTGCGCTTGCTTTCCGCTGCGGTTCCGCGCAGAATGAAAGTGACCTGAAGTGTCTGCCCTGTCGGGCCTGCCTGTGCGCGCGGGATGTTCCCCGTGCTTCGGCATGGCCGGAGCAGGGCATGGCTGATCACGCAATGCCACAGAGCATGAAGGAACGCGCATGTCGCTGGAAGCGGACGTACTCGTAGCCGGTGCCGGGTTTGCCGGTCTGCGCGCCGCCATGGCCGCCGCCGTCGCGGGGCGCGGCCTGCGCGTCATCGTGCTGGCCCCGCATGAAGGGCCGGGCGGCTCGTCCTTTGCGGGGCATGCGGGCTCGCTGGGCGTGCTGGCCCCTGCCGACGACGAGGAGCGCGACGCCATCCTGGAGCGTGCCCTGTCCATCGCCCATCCCGGCACGGCGGACCCGGCGCTGGTGCGCCTGCTGCTGGAACAGGGCGAACCCCGCCTGCGCGAATTGGAGCAGTGGGGCGTGCCGCTGGCCACCGGGCCGGGCGGCGCGCGGCTGCGCCGCAGCGCGTGCTTTTTTCCGGAAATGGCCGTGGCCGGGGTTATCCCCGACTGTGCGGCGGCCCACGCAGCCATGCTGCGCGTGGCCTTGGCCGCCGGGGTCGAGGTGCTGTCGGGTTTTACCCTGGCCGCGCTGGGCGTGGAGGGCGGTCCACCCGGCAGCGCGCTGTGTCTGGACCGGGCCGGCAACGTGCTGCCGGTGCGCGCCCGGTCCGTGGTGCTGGCCGTGGGCGGTCCCGCCGCCCTGTTCGTCAACGACGTCTCCGGCGCCGGGCAGACCGGCACGGGGCTGGGCTTTGCCCGAGGCTGCGGCGCCCGCACCGGCAACGCCTCGTTTCTCCAGTTCCTGTGGTACGAAGGGGGGCAGCCCTTCCCCTTCCTGCCCGAGCGGGCGCATGAACTGGAAGTGGCCGGACTGGACGGCGTGCCCGCCGCCCTGCCGCGCGAACTTCGCCCCCATGTGGCCAGCCGGGCCACCCATGCCCCGTGGGGCTGGGGCATGCCCGATGCAGCGCTGGACGCCTGGCTGCTGGCCCGCATGACCCCGGCGGGGGTGGTGCCGGTGCGCTACCATGGCGAACGCGAGCCGCGCCTGCTGTCGCTCATGGCGCAGGCGGGCAACGGCGGGGCGCTCATCGACGCGGACGGGCGCACCTCGGTTGCGGGGCTGTTCGCCTGTGGCGAATGCGCCACCGGCATGCACGGGGCCAACCGCATCGGCGGGGCCATGGTGCTGGCCGCCCATGTCTTCGGGCACCGGGCGGGCATTGCGGCGGCCCTGCATGCCCATTCCGCGCTGTTACCCCCGCCGCCCACCGCGCCCGATGCGGCGGAGCGCCAGTCTGCCCACCATCCGCTGCGCCTGCGCGAGGCCATGCAGCGCCACTGTCTGCCGGGCATGCCCGGAGAGGCGTTGCAGGCCGCACGCCCCGGCGCGGTGGGGCCTGCAGGCCCCGAACGGCAGCAGCAGGACCTGGAGTTGTTCACGGAGCGGCTGAAGGCGCTGTTGCTGCTGCCTGCCGTGGATATGCTGGACCGTGCCCGCGTTCTTTCCTGCCTGACCGTGGCCGAACATCGCCTGCGCCGTCTGCGCGCAGAGCGCGAGGCCGTGTCCCCCGCCCCGGCGGCGTAGCCCCCCGCCGCATTCCCCTGGTGTCGGGGCGGGGCTGTCCCGGTGCCCGTTCCGCTGTTCATCCCCTGCGGCCCGGATCATGGCGCGTGTGCGCATGTTGTGCGGTTGCGCACGAACGCCACCGGCGTCCCGGCTGCGCACGAACGCCACCGGCGTCACGGTTCTATACGGACGCCACCAGCGCCCCGGTGCACCGTGATGTCGTCTTGCATTGCCAGAGCGAAGCACACCGAACAGGATCAGGCAGCCCGGTCGAACAGGACCGGCGGAACAGTATCGACCGGGCAGGATTGGCCGAACAGGAGCGGCCGGACATGAGGGACCGGACAGGGCTGGCAGGCTGCCACTGGCGCGCCGCGCGCAAAAGAAGAAGGCCGCCCCCGCGAACGGGAACGGCCTTGAAATCAGGCGGAAACAAAACTTACTTG
This genomic window from Nitratidesulfovibrio sp. SRB-5 contains:
- a CDS encoding carbamoyltransferase HypF; translated protein: MPDDLVRRKFTVSGQVQGVGFRPFVYRIAADHALTGTVSNTAAGVFIEVQGPAACVDGFGHDLAHKLPPLARVVSCTQQDIPVVDGEEGFRIVASGDGGAGHEVLISADVATCDDCLADMNDPANRRHLYPFTNCTNCGPRYTITRFIPYDRDKTSMACFPLCPACAAEYENPLDRRFHAQPNACPVCGPRVWYVDGAPDGPAADTGYDAAPGSGRGDEPGCAPASDHGAGRPTGTPAIQALATALAAGRIAAVKGLGGFHLACDAASDAAVGELRRRKHRPHKPLAIMVPNLAAARRIVHVSPEEEALLAGRERPIVLCRALDGLAGGMHGVARPGDGSPLALDPDAPRTPPPISPLISPLISPDTPFVGVMLPYTPLHHVLLRLYGALLPEGRVPALVMTSGNAGGEPICLGNREALRRLSSIADVFLLHDRDILIRTDDSVTRVNPATGAPQFLRRARGFTPRPVFLEGDGPCVLAMGPELKNTLCVTRGDKAFVSQHIGDMHNLETLGFHREIAAHLPRILQVTPQAVVRDLHPDYMTTAEAEQSGLPVLTLQHHFAHIHAVLAENRHDGPALGLALDGTGHGDDGTVWGGELLYVDNVALDHQRLGRLARIPLPGGEAAIREPWRIAQGLLWHLGLREPATDGARPWPWPWLRDHAQAAALLPRLLERGVNTPLTSSCGRLFDAVSALLGLCTTVTYEGQAAIRLEHAQDAASPCGGSHDAFFTHAYPCPLRGARDGSDTLVLDTHALFRAVHDDWARGTPPGEVARRFHAGLVAGLADMAAAVAGVMDVPVVALSGGAMQNLTLSVHLPQALAARGLTVLTHAELPPGDGCISLGQAAWARRVLAGRG
- a CDS encoding helix-turn-helix domain-containing protein is translated as MGADKLGARVRKYREDRSLSREELADAAGLKTEFIAALEDDNLYPSIGPLQKLARALNVRLGTFMDDAVSRDPIVSRQGDREADLTMQKARNKCAAFRFHSLGKGKSDRNMEPFFIEICPEPVEDRKLSSHQGEEFILVNKGSIRVVYGKEEHLLGPGDSIYYNSIVPHYVGAEGDAPAEIYAVIYYP
- a CDS encoding AMP-binding protein, which translates into the protein MDEFAVRERTLGQILDETVAKYPDNDAVIYVDRDYRQTYRQFSQVVDDLAKGLMALGVRHGEKVAVWATNVPYWVALQFATAKMGAILLTVNTNYREHEIRYLLTQSECENLFIIDGFRDHDYVQTIYNMIPELKTQPRGQLRCPSLPHLKRVMFLGAEKHRGMYSVPEIISMSAMVSDEEYAERQRALDPHDVVNMQYTSGTTGFPKGVMLTHVNIGNNGYWIGKNQHFTEKDRVCLPVPLFHCFGCVLGVLAAINHGAALVILESFSPMHVMASVDQEKCTALYGVPTMFLAVLEHKLFERFDFSSLRTGIMAGSVCPEPLMRRVVEKMFMREITICYGLTEGSPVMTQSLVTDPFERRVQTVGRAMPCIEVRIVDPDTNEEVERGTQGEVVCRGYNVMKGYYNMPEATTAAIDADGWLHSGDLGVMDEEGYVVITGRIKDMIIRGGENIYPREIEEFLYGMDGVQDVQVVGVNSRKYGEEVGAFIIPKPGVEMAPEDVRDYCRGRIAWHKVPRYISFIDAYPMTASGKIQKFKLREMAADLFPEAMK
- a CDS encoding FAD-binding protein; the encoded protein is MSLEADVLVAGAGFAGLRAAMAAAVAGRGLRVIVLAPHEGPGGSSFAGHAGSLGVLAPADDEERDAILERALSIAHPGTADPALVRLLLEQGEPRLRELEQWGVPLATGPGGARLRRSACFFPEMAVAGVIPDCAAAHAAMLRVALAAGVEVLSGFTLAALGVEGGPPGSALCLDRAGNVLPVRARSVVLAVGGPAALFVNDVSGAGQTGTGLGFARGCGARTGNASFLQFLWYEGGQPFPFLPERAHELEVAGLDGVPAALPRELRPHVASRATHAPWGWGMPDAALDAWLLARMTPAGVVPVRYHGEREPRLLSLMAQAGNGGALIDADGRTSVAGLFACGECATGMHGANRIGGAMVLAAHVFGHRAGIAAALHAHSALLPPPPTAPDAAERQSAHHPLRLREAMQRHCLPGMPGEALQAARPGAVGPAGPERQQQDLELFTERLKALLLLPAVDMLDRARVLSCLTVAEHRLRRLRAEREAVSPAPAA